The Nitrospirota bacterium genome contains a region encoding:
- a CDS encoding phosphatase PAP2 family protein: MIIQSLDTQLLLLINHGTANTLFDVLMPALTSQGYLLVLPFLLYMIVSSADRMDAQGKRFLSATLWTLVISCCAVFLAEWAGVVLKNAIDRERPCMAIEGIRLITACPKSYAMPSGHAISSFAFAVPLFYLTRDYLTMPWRIYPLVLASLIAFSRIYLGVHYPTDVLAGTLMGIMIGMLLSVLWRRIAIKYRH, encoded by the coding sequence ATGATCATCCAGTCCCTCGATACGCAACTGCTGCTTCTCATCAATCACGGCACCGCGAACACCCTGTTCGATGTCCTCATGCCGGCGCTTACCTCACAAGGGTATCTGCTGGTCCTGCCGTTTCTGTTGTATATGATCGTCAGCAGCGCTGATCGGATGGATGCTCAGGGGAAAAGGTTTTTGTCCGCGACGCTCTGGACCCTCGTGATCTCCTGTTGCGCCGTCTTTCTCGCGGAATGGGCGGGGGTTGTGTTGAAAAACGCTATTGACCGGGAAAGGCCATGCATGGCGATCGAGGGGATCCGGCTCATTACCGCCTGCCCGAAGTCATACGCCATGCCGTCAGGCCATGCGATAAGCTCATTTGCCTTTGCCGTACCCCTCTTCTATCTGACCCGGGATTATTTGACGATGCCATGGCGTATCTATCCCCTTGTCCTGGCGTCGCTCATCGCATTTTCAAGGATTTATCTGGGAGTCCATTATCCAACGGATGTGCTGGCGGGAACGCTGATGGGGATCATGATTGGAATGCTATTATCGGTTTTATGGCGCAGGATAGCGATTAAATACCGCCATTGA
- a CDS encoding DUF190 domain-containing protein gives MIKPGPAKKLTIYVDETEKVHGKPVYEAVMDILFTRKISGASVFRGVAGYGSEGKLHTTKILELSTTLPVKIEVVDSEEMINIILAEICSVVGKGLIEVSDTNVIKCSDRKK, from the coding sequence ATGATCAAACCCGGTCCCGCAAAAAAACTCACCATCTACGTTGACGAGACCGAGAAGGTCCACGGCAAGCCGGTCTATGAAGCGGTCATGGACATTCTTTTTACCCGGAAGATATCCGGAGCAAGCGTGTTCCGCGGGGTCGCGGGTTACGGAAGCGAAGGCAAGCTCCATACCACGAAGATACTGGAACTCTCCACCACCCTGCCGGTCAAGATAGAAGTTGTTGATTCCGAGGAAATGATAAACATCATCCTTGCCGAGATCTGCTCCGTTGTCGGGAAAGGGCTCATTGAAGTGAGCGACACGAACGTCATCAAGTGCAGCGATAGAAAGAAGTAA
- the crcB gene encoding fluoride efflux transporter CrcB, with product MANIFFIGIGGFLGAISRYGVALWIGQRWGRNFPLGTFLINISGSFLIGLLMSLFTERFMVNPQWRLLLIVGFLGAYTTFSTFEYETGTLMKDGEWLIAMLNVMLSVIVGFMALKLGEVIAKSI from the coding sequence ATGGCGAATATCTTTTTCATAGGCATAGGCGGGTTCCTTGGCGCGATCTCCCGGTACGGGGTCGCGCTTTGGATCGGACAGCGGTGGGGACGCAACTTTCCCCTCGGCACTTTCCTGATCAATATCAGCGGCAGTTTTCTCATCGGCCTGCTCATGTCGCTGTTCACGGAGCGTTTCATGGTGAACCCGCAATGGAGATTGCTCCTTATCGTGGGGTTCCTCGGCGCGTATACCACGTTCTCAACCTTTGAATACGAGACCGGCACGCTCATGAAAGACGGCGAATGGCTGATCGCGATGCTGAACGTCATGTTGAGCGTTATCGTCGGATTCATGGCATTGAAGCTCGGTGAGGTGATCGCGAAAAGTATATAA